A window from Ignavibacteriota bacterium encodes these proteins:
- a CDS encoding MoxR family ATPase — MNTKIISDDVELVQELQTSVKEIKSEVAKVIIGQNEIIDNLLTSLFSKGHCLLVGVPGLAKTLLIKTISQVLDLQFSRIQFTPDLMPSDITGTEILEEDQSTKKREFKFIKGPIFANIILADEINRTPPKTQSALLEAMQENNVTAAGRKYILPNPFFVLATQNPIEQEGTYPLPEAQLDRFMFNLWLDYPSFEEEVNIIKQTTSGNEIILNKKIDNEEILTFQNLVRRVPVADNVIQYAVNIVKSSRPNENNKELKNLISWGAGPRASQYLILAAKTYSIFDGRFTPDIDDVKRALLPVLRHRIIPSFNAEAEGISSVEIIEKLLNHKTLI, encoded by the coding sequence TTGAATACAAAAATAATTTCAGATGATGTTGAATTAGTACAAGAGCTTCAAACTTCGGTTAAAGAAATTAAATCAGAAGTAGCAAAAGTAATTATTGGTCAAAACGAAATAATTGACAATCTATTAACTTCACTTTTTTCAAAAGGACATTGTTTACTTGTCGGTGTTCCCGGCTTAGCAAAAACTCTTCTCATCAAAACAATTTCACAAGTTTTGGATTTGCAATTCAGCAGAATACAATTTACTCCGGATTTAATGCCAAGCGATATTACAGGAACGGAAATTCTTGAAGAAGATCAATCAACAAAAAAAAGAGAATTCAAATTTATTAAGGGACCAATTTTTGCAAATATAATTTTAGCTGATGAAATTAATAGAACACCACCCAAAACTCAATCTGCATTATTGGAAGCAATGCAAGAAAATAATGTAACTGCTGCCGGTCGCAAATATATTTTACCAAATCCGTTTTTTGTTCTGGCAACACAAAATCCAATTGAACAAGAAGGAACTTATCCTTTGCCGGAAGCTCAATTAGACAGATTTATGTTTAATTTGTGGCTTGATTATCCGAGTTTTGAAGAAGAAGTAAATATCATAAAACAAACAACTAGCGGAAATGAAATAATTCTAAATAAAAAAATTGATAATGAAGAAATTTTAACATTTCAAAATTTAGTAAGAAGGGTTCCAGTTGCTGATAATGTAATTCAATACGCAGTTAATATTGTAAAAAGTTCAAGACCGAATGAAAACAATAAAGAATTAAAAAACTTAATTAGCTGGGGAGCAGGACCAAGAGCTTCGCAGTATTTAATTTTAGCGGCAAAAACTTATTCAATTTTTGATGGAAGATTTACTCCGGATATTGATGATGTAAAAAGAGCACTTCTTCCGGTTTTACGACATAGAATAATTCCAAGTTTTAATGCAGAAGCCGAAGGAATTTCTTCTGTTGAAATTATTGAAAAATTGCTAAATCATAAAACTCTAATTTAG